In Xiphophorus hellerii strain 12219 chromosome 8, Xiphophorus_hellerii-4.1, whole genome shotgun sequence, the genomic window TCTGCCCGCTGCCTGCATTTGGTCCTCTCACAAGCAACACAATATATCACTTTGGAGTGGCCCATTAAAACTTCAGACATAAATTCAATGTGTGGCAAGActtaaatgttaatgtttacAGATTAACGCCGTCTAGTATGCCAGGGGTCGGACAGCTTTGCAGGACTGGACAAGAATATAAATTTCCATATTTACCTCAAAGTAATTGCTGCTTGCAGTAAAATATTCTACAAAGTGAAGCTGAATTTAAGTTCAGACCGcaccatttacatttttattttgattaaaaaacaatatactGCACATAATTGTCCTCccatttacattttcatactACTTTGTTTTCTATCTGTCGCGATAAATACATACTGTGGGCTGcatgtttatgttcaaaaggcatattttaaattttttaaggCAAGTCTTCCTGTTTGCTGTCTGTTGACTTTCATTttgcaaaaactatttttgtcaAGTCCTGCTTGGCTATACATGCAGTTAATTAGATGCCCCTTAAATGCCGActtatactttttattttcctatgCCTAATGATTACATGAATCTGTGCATATAATGTGCAATGACCTGCTCAACATTTTGCACATGAAGTCTCATCTCACCCAGTCAGCATCATACATTTTTGCTGTTCATTGCAGCGCTTTGCATCAATATCACTGAACATAGTTTGAATGTGAGTGCGGTGTATGGGATTTGACCGTGCTTTGATCTGTAACCAGTGCTGTTTGTGTAATTCTTCCTTGCACCAAAGGCCAGTAGAGCCCTCCAAGGCAGTTCTGTGTTTCTATATACAGTGAAAGCTGTATGACTCCGCAGGCTGAGTCATCGGAACAGTTGTGATCACGCAAACTCCCTTGTGTCCACTTTTTCCATCTCAAACAGCAGTTTCACAATCTGCACCGAGGCAATTTGTTGCAGACAAGATGCTTACAGAACTCTGGGTGATACAACCGAGACAGCAGATCATTAAGTCGCCTTTTCAACCATATGAAAATGCTTAAAGGCGTAATAACAAACTTGTAGCTTGTTAGGTCAAGAGAGATGATGAGTACTGAATGTCAGGTATTAACAAACACTGATAGTGAATcagtaatttaataaaaacatgaaaaaggctACATTTTCTTATACCAACTTGAAACAAAACCTGTAACTAGCAAACGGGTGAATGCGGTCACCAGTTTCCCAATATTACTTACATTTAATAtggttgttaaaaaatataaccAGAGAAATTTAAGGCAaaggagttttttttccttacaatgcagttttttttatatacaatacAATCCAAGGTCACATGATGCAGGTTGGCATTAATCCTAGAATTCcattaatattctttttttggACCTCTGCCTTTCTAGTGGATCATAATTTCACAGGAGGATGACAGAACACTTTGCTTCATATTTCAGCTTTTGGATTTTGTGGTTCAGTTTCCAAGCCAGCTCCATTATGTCCGTTCTGGGAGTTTCTGCGCATTGCTCCTTCCTGGCATTACATTTCCTGTTCAATGCAGCAGAATATTTAGCTTCTAAGACTTGTTCTTGTAGAATACTGTATACACTTGCATTTGTTCAATACAACACAAGAACATATAAGagtaaactaaatgtttgacttttcttaTATAAAAGAATAAGTGTtctttttataaacttttttgATTAAACCTGATACAATTTTTTGCAATTcatcttttttaaaagtaaaaaaagaaggaataaTACCGGTAAAAACATCACTTGCTTATTCTTTACAAGATCAACCCCTAGTGGTCATAATAAGATACAACACTATCAGTTGTATTGACTGATAGAAAGATACAACATCAGACTAAATATTTGTCAAGAATTTCATGGTGAATTTATGTTGCAAACCTAGAGATTTTGAAACAACTCAGAATTTGTACAAAATTTCACATTCACAGTTTTAAACCTATAAGTAATGATTTCCTTTATTGACAAATGCACTacagatgaatgaatggattACGTTATAGTAGTTAATTTCTTAATCCCTGGAGGGAAAAtcataaagtttaaaagtttatatggtataaaaatataaaactataaatTTCAAAATGCAATGGATTTAAAAATACTATGGACAAAAAAATGGACAATGGAACCtggatgaataaattaaaactgaaatggaCAGATATAGGGATGAATGGACTCATGATGGTGACAAAAGAATCAAGAAGGGTGAGTGTTAGGAAGAAGGACAGATGGATAAATGGacgaatgacaaaaaaaatatgaatgtatGCACAGTAGACCAAtgactgacagaaaacagaaacagattttacacAAATCGATGATGAATGAAtaaagaatggatggatggcagaCAAATGGAAAGACAGGTGGATGATGCATGTATAGATTGATAAAAGGTCAAAGGTTTAGCAAACAAATGGATGGCAAATGTAAAAGTCACTAAGAATTGTTCACAGTAGTTTTATTGTCAGCTTTTTAGTCATTCATTTTAGGATGAGAAAACTATGTGCCACCAACTGTGCTCTTTACACTTTTGTTGCACAGATCTCATTTTAAAAGTCATGTTGCTATTTTGGTTTATCCCTGACCTCTGGCCTTCCCAGCCTCTCCCATAAGCCCAGTTGTGGTCTGGTTTATTGGTCTGCTTTGTGTGTCCATCAGAGGGTGAAATGCCCTCACAGGTGGAATGCTGGGGGGCTGATCCGCTATAAAAAGATTTTGGTATGTTGGTCTGGACTCACTGTTGGGAAGCCAGTGAGTGTGTGAAAGAGCAACTTAGAAGGGCTGAGGGCTCTGTGTCTAGTTTAGAGCTAAAAATCCAAGGAAAACTATTAAATATGACTGCTGTCCACCGCTTAGTTATTGTCCGCCATGGAGAGAGTAGCTGGAACCAGGAGAACCGCTTCTGCGGCTGGTTTGACGCTGACCTCAGTGAGAAAGGTGTGGAAGAGGCCAAGCGTGGAGCCCAGGCTATTAAGGAGGCAGGCCTGAAGTTTGACGTGTGCTACACCTCAGTGCTGAAACGCGCTATCCAGACCCTGTGGACCATAATGGAGGTCACTGACCAGATGTGGCTGCCCGTGATTCGCACCTGGCGCCTGAATGAGCGCCACTATGGAGGCCTTACTGGTCTGAACAAGGCAGAGACCGCCGAGAAGCACGGTGAGGAGCAGGTGAAGATCTGGCGTCGATCTTTTGACATCCCACCTCCACCTATGGATAAGGACCACTCTTACCACAAAATCATCAGTGAGGTGAGACACCTAAACTTAACCATCATATAGCTCCCTACAAGTGCAACAGTCTGCTTCTGTTTTGGTTAATTCCAGTCCCGGCGTTACAAAGACCTGAAGCCTGGTGAGCTGCCTACATGCGAATCTCTGAAGGACACCATTGCACGTGCCTTGCCATTCTGGAACGAGGTTATTGCTCCACAAATCAAAGCAGGAAAGAATGTTATCATCGCTGCCCACGGCAACAGCCTCCGTGGCATAGTCAAGCACCTAGAGGGTAAGTTTTGCAGTGAGCAAGCGGGCacagttgtgttgtttttatttataaaatctaaaactcttAAATAGTTTCCAGAGATTTAATTCCAGAGAACAACACAACTATGAATAGATTTACATAGAAGAAAAGACCTTGAGATACTAAGCTTTTGATTCCAGTGCTTATAAATAGTCTGCAAAGACTCTTGCACTGGAGTGCAGGGTAGAGGGTCATGAGTCTGGTTCCCATTACAGTCACGACCTTTATGTCGAAAGGTTGTACATTTTTAAGCAGTGGTCAGGGATGAATAAGGGAGTTTCATTCACTGGGAATAATAGAAGAAGTGTCTAACAATAAGaaaggcagattattttatatctatataaaaatatgtaattaatttaaaacataataaatgtgaagaaaCTGAATGGTTAATTAAACAATTACGTAAATTTGTCActgattcattaaaaataacagattatttgaaaaatagacatttaaatgtgtcattaataaaatacttattttattcacaaaaagcATCtagtattttaatgtatttttcaaataattttattttcactatgtgcaacaaatacattttaatttaaacagtcTGTCATAACATCAAAGTCAGTGTGAGGTGCTAAGGCTGCACTATACACTTTAATTGGTCTGCTTTAGACTTCCTGTGCACATTTAACCAAAATAAAGTTGGGGGCAATTTGTCAGGAACAATGACAATTAGTACAGTTATCTTGCCATATATTTATATCAGTTCAAATACTCATACTTCTGATTTCAGGGTTTCTTTGTGTTGTCTTTTCCAGATATGTCTGATGCAGCCATCATGGAGCTGAACCTTCCAACAGGAATCCCAATCGTATACGAACTGGATGCAGATCTGAAGCCGGTCAAGCCCATGTCTTTCCTCGGTGATGAGGAAACCGTGAAGAAGGCCATGGAGGCTGTGGCTGCCCAGGGAAAAGCCAAGAAGTAAGCCGGCCATGGAGGCTCCATGAGGAAGCAGAAAATGAGACTTTTCATCCCCTAATTCTTCCAGATTTTCCTCATATTTCATTCCAGATTGGGGAAATGGTTAATTGGTCTTTGGGAGGAGGGCCAGGCCCCCACATTTTACACAGCCACACATCACTCAGCCCTTTTAAATTGTGGTCAAGCTCTATTTTTTGGGTTCACCACTCTGGCACATCTAATAAATAAGTCATGTTTGTATGTCTGGCTTTTTCTTATCctcacatcttttcctttttttatctcCATATTCACAGTCATCTTTTTTCTATACACCCACACTTTTCCATAGCAATTTGGAAATCAGTGGTTTCAGCAAAGTACAAAGGTGCTGTGAAATTTTATCCTGAGGTAGCACAAGCGGAGGGCCGGAGGGGTTGGATGTGAAATGCAGTCTGAGAGAAAAGTCAATGGGTTCATCCTGGCAGTATTCCCACAATGCaggcttgtttgttttcaactCTAATcagatcaaagagaaaagtgtgATAACAAAATGGTTTTAAGTAACTACAAATCACACAAGTAACAGCCAGTCAATAGCTTTTAAGACATATGGACCATGTGggaaataatacattaaacatAGATATGGCATCACTCTTATCACTCCAATAGCCTGCACATTTAGCAAGTGCAGCAGCAAATTACACAAATGTCATTCAATTATAACCCTATAGGTATTGCCTAATGCAAGTGTCCTACAACATCACAAATAAGAATCAGTAGTGAGGATAAAAGTCAAGTGAAGCCTTTATGTAAAttctcagtttttatatttattaacaaGAATTAAAGACAATGTGGTACTTAATGTGCACTATTAGAAATGTTACACTGTTAACAGTTCATTTATGTTAAGGCATGAGTAAAATCATTtcaacctttaaaaaatatatttacagccACACTagtcaaactttattctcaGTGGAGCATCAAATTAAATCCAATGCTATCTGAGACTGCACTTTCACAAAGGGCACAATATCAAAGTGTGTTTACTGAAGTTACTCCATGTACATGATGCATACACTCTTTGGGAACACTTTTTGATGCTATCCAGTTTCTAAGTAATTTACCAACTGAGCAGCTTGTGATTAGAAACTGGAAGCCACACACcgaaaaatctgatgtttttccCTGTTTATTAAATACACCATAAGTGAACATTACCTTTCCAGTTTGtgcattaaaaaatgaaaaaaacaaaacaaactgaagcagCAATATGGATAAATAACATGAacataaacaatataaaaggaATTTGGACATAATAAACCTAATAGGCATATTACGTAGGTAAAGCGACTAAATCAGTTATTAGTACTACATTAGATCCCAAAATATAAATTTGCATCAGACTTTTTATAGATCGAAAATATTTAACCTAATTACTTATGTTCTATTTTCTTCCATcgtcattattttattaagaaactttttttttttttttacccgttTTGTTGATTATGCCAGCTTT contains:
- the pgam2 gene encoding phosphoglycerate mutase 2; this translates as MLVWTHCWEASECVKEQLRRAEGSVSSLELKIQGKLLNMTAVHRLVIVRHGESSWNQENRFCGWFDADLSEKGVEEAKRGAQAIKEAGLKFDVCYTSVLKRAIQTLWTIMEVTDQMWLPVIRTWRLNERHYGGLTGLNKAETAEKHGEEQVKIWRRSFDIPPPPMDKDHSYHKIISESRRYKDLKPGELPTCESLKDTIARALPFWNEVIAPQIKAGKNVIIAAHGNSLRGIVKHLEDMSDAAIMELNLPTGIPIVYELDADLKPVKPMSFLGDEETVKKAMEAVAAQGKAKK